One genomic region from Yamadazyma tenuis chromosome 4, complete sequence encodes:
- the IZH3 gene encoding inc metabolism membrane protein (EggNog:ENOG503NXK7; COG:T): MSEITQGLRNRFHNSTKDSTEELLIEKLDIFLSSIESRLDQFERYFKFNNIEDLDEYYEEEKTKEVESGEETDESHQGHGRRTSVSSVSSFKSFANLDMIHQRLKLIKQSVLKSSISNLEYLYKTLDDSYSYMFNSSEPLISSDISFDNSKEILSQKIIDTLQYFDERLTHIDDMIQRKTNQVITDESIFNIFKFYNFNKALKLGQHNYLHYYQMPLGWRENRYIINGYRFSLSHWSMFKSIFHFNHNESMNIWTHIVGLGILFYLGLVHLPSTEVFSKNTFEDNLAIYFFLFCAVACLTCSTIWHTYSCFARISTRYNCACVDYTGITFLITSSVVSVEYAALFNYPKLFRTFMTISIVSGVGGLAFNWSPYFDKPECRSIRIGYFVGLAALGVGTVMSLCFYEGFVKSFQFIIPIFYKSFVWYWIGVCFYGGLIPERWRYDVIINEDECCQHEHSASDILAGNPEKSGEEEYKDIENDITNQILNEKPPSDHESEAMEHEKFKSIINKHFPEQPIQTNYKTDFFSLWWWFLAFLVTTRVS; encoded by the exons ATGTCTGAAATCACACAAGGACTTAGGAATAGGTTCCAcaactccaccaaagaTTCCACAGaggagttgttgatagAGAAATTAGACATTTTCTTGTCGTCAATAGAGTCCAGGTTAGACCAGTTTGAGAGGTACTTTaagttcaacaatattGAGGATCTTGATGAATACTatgaagaggaaaagaCCAAAGAGGTAGAGTCCGGAGAAGAGACCGACGAATCCCACCAGGGACATGGCAGAAGAACAAGTGTTTCCAGCGTTCTGTCGTTCAAGAGCTTTGCAAACCTAGATATGATCCACCAGAGATTAAAACTTATCAAACAATCGGTACTCAAATCGTCGATTCTGAACTTGGAATACTTGTACAAAACTTTGGATGATCTGTACAGCTACATGTTCAATTCTAGCGAGCCGTTGATTTCGAGTGATATATCTTTTGACAACTCAAAAGAGATCTTGAGTCAAAAGATCATCGACACTTTACAATACTTTGATGAAAGGCTCACCCACATAGACGATAtgatccaaagaaaaaccAACCAAGTGATCACAGACGAGTCgattttcaacatcttcaagttctacaacttcaacaaggcATTAAAGCTTGGTCAACATAACTACTTACACTACTACCAGATGCCCCTCGGTTGGAGAGAAAACAGGTACATCATCAACGGATACCGGTTTTCCTTGAGCCACTGGTcgatgttcaagtccattTTTCACTTCAACCACAACGAGTCCATGAATATCTGGACCCACATAGTGGGATTGGGGATTCTCTTTTATTTGGGGTTGGTGCACTTACCATCCACAGAAGTGTTCAGCAAAAACACATTTGAAGACAACTTGGCCATCtactttttcttgttctgtGCAGTGGCATGCTTGACTTGCTCCACTATTTGGCACACATACTCATGTTTTGCCAGAATATCGACCAGGTATAATTGTGCGTGTGTGGATTATACCGGAATAACCTTCTTGATCACATCATCTGTTGTGTCTGTTGAGTATGCAGCATTGTTCAACTATCCCAAATTGTTCAGGACGTTCATGACCATTTCGATTGTCAGTGGGGTTGGAGGTTTGGCATTCAACTGGTCTCCGTACTTTGATAAACCCGAGTGCAGGTCCATTCGAATTGGTTACTTTGTTGGTTTAGCAGCTTTGGGGGTTGGAACCGTCATGCTGTTGTGCTTTTACGAAGGGTTTGTCAAGTCGTTCCAGTTCATCATTCCTATTTTCTACAAGAGTTTTGTTTGGTACTGGATTGGTGTATGTTTCTATGGTGGACTCATTCCAGAAAGATGGAGATATGATGTGATCATAAATGAAGACGAGTGCTGTCAGCATGAGCATAGTGCTTCTGACATTTTGGCAGGAAACCCAGAAAAGagtggagaagaagagtatAAAGACATTGAAAACGATATTACTAACCAGATCTTAAATGAAAAACCCCCATCTGACCACGAGTCTGAAGCAATGGAACAcgagaagttcaagtccattATTAACAAGCATTTCCCTGAACAACCAATTCAAACCAACTATAAGACCGATTTCTTTTCTTTATGGTGG TGGTTTTTGGCGTTCTTGGTCACTACTCGTGTCTCTTAG
- a CDS encoding uncharacterized protein (COG:S; EggNog:ENOG503NUSZ), with protein sequence MFSRSIVRILRIVIVVTILLNVGLLLATNFRGNRGIAVLKQAYEHYASDRNGQPWMNIKAEDLHQYGFNNKLRKRFERVRNNKDDRYWLAHTELTEIETYVAIKPFLKNSEYSVEDENSWVNKNELFYDPRFTLSIYLNAIKHKYTQASIAQGGSLKEKPDLNELTRIELPFNWVDWLDLTSLNEELAKPMDQRIDCPYIRGGTNNDPDPDDDMVRDLGFRNRNQLPRFIIHGHSTHDDRPFNDFRVMEAKCYALSQHLPKPVKVVILNGEGGTYEFDVKQNTNEKMITSDLIDYFIDTNMYDRKDLKPDSLVTINHIKEFDDLKAKVIPRTLSESEDLVGMYNILRKTSNPSASRELKLTEEMFHYNKDSMNKQIEELEAKGASQLTINEEMYLQSIKYCAEFPNSDDEETYFKMATIRIDDDRNRDKEWGWHYDWRFFNGALNYDRIGWNEQEMNYRSNIILDRLLRNWNRFAEEKGLISWIMHGPLLSWFWDGLMFPFDLDIDIQMPMSELVRLARDFNQTLIVEDPAEGYGKYFIDVGSFIHNRDISSKSNHIDARVVDVDSGIYIDVTALAKSKANAPEEYDSNVLVDIAKPQDDDQVEIYNDRRKHFYKLDQLSPLRYTMMGGVPVFIPSTITNRLVFEYSEGLTNLEFHDWYFVHGLNLWLKNDIVGSIFADEEVKNPEGEYDREKMLRRIAKMDDSDIFNLLDTYDEVLMEYYLTKDLTDYHDMEKQYLFDSYGRDNKKLDLDPHMKDEYNQFVSTFKMSKPLRKSLWDYENIERIKHHNS encoded by the exons ATGTTTTCTAGGCTGATTGTCCGGATTTTAAGAATCGTCATAGTGGTGACTATACTATTGAACGTCGGCTTGTTATTGGCCACCAATTTCAGAGGAAACAGGGGAATCGCCGTATTGAAACAAGCATATGAACATTACGCGTCCGACCGCAATGGACAACCATGGATGAATATCAAGGCAGAAGACCTCCACCAATACGgattcaacaacaagcttCGAAAGCGGTTCGAGCGAGTCCGGAACAACAAGGACGACCGATATTGGCTTGCTCATACCGAGCTTACCGAGATTGAAACATACGTTGCCATCAAgccatttttgaagaactctGAGTATCTggtggaagatgaaaaCTCCTGGGTCAATAAAAATGAGCTATTCTACGACCCCCGGTTCACTTTATCCATATACTTGAATGCCATTAAGCACAAATACACCCAGGCTTCTATAGCCCAAGGTGGTAGTCTTAAGGAAAAACCGGACTTGAACGAGCTCACCAGAATCGAATTGCCGTTCAACTGGGTGGACTGGTTGGACTTGACGCTGTTGAACGAAGAGTTGGCAAAGCCCATGGACCAACGAATTGACTGCCCCTATATAAGAGGAGGTACCAATAATGACCCCGATCCGGA CGATGACATGGTGAGAGATTTAGGGTTCAGAAACAGAAACCAACTTCCTAGATTCATCATCCATGGTCACTCGACACACGATGACAGGCCTTTCAATGACTTCAGAGTCATGGAAGCCAAGTGCTATGCGTTGTCCCAACATCTACCAAAACCCGTCAAGGTGGTCATCTTGAATGGAGAAGGTGGAACTTATGAATTTGATGTGAAGCAAAACACCAACGAGAAAATGATCACTTCCGATTTGATTGACTATTTTATTGATACAAACATGTATGATCGgaaggatttgaaaccGGACTCGTTGGTCACAATCAATCATATCAAGGAATTCGACGACTTGAAGGCCAAGGTTATCCCCAGAACCTTGTCAGAGTCGGAGGACTTGGTGGGAATGTACAACATCTTGAGAAAGACCCTGAACCCCAGTGCAAGCCGTGAGCTCAAGTTGACGGAGGAAATGTTTCATTATAACAAGGATTCGATGAACAAGCAAATTGAGGAACTCGAAGCAAAAGGTGCCTCGCAGTTGACCATCAATGAGGAAATGTACTTGCAGAGCATCAAGTATTGTGCCGAATTCCCCAATTCTGATGACGAGGAAACCTATTTCAAAATGGCCACCATCAGAATCGACGACGACAGAAACAGAGATAAAGAATGGGGATGGCATTACGACTGGAGGTTTTTCAACGGCGCCTTGAATTACGATAGAATCGGATGGAATGAGCAGGAAATGAACTACAGGTCAAATATCATTTTGGACAGACTCTTAAGAAACTGGAATCGATTCGCTGAAGAAAAGGGGCTCATCAGCTGGATCATGCACGGTCCATTATTATCCTGGTTCTGGGATGGGTTAATGTTCCCGTTTGATTTGGATATCGACATCCAAATGCCTATGAGCGAGCTCGTCAGACTTGCCAGAGATTTCAACCAAACGTTAATTGTCGAAGACCCAGCCGAGGGGTACGGGAAATACTTTATCGATGTGGGAAGCTTCATCCACAACAGAGACATTAGttccaagtccaaccaTATCGATGCCAGAGTCGTGGATGTGGATTCTGGTATCTACATCGATGTAACGGCTCTAGCCAAGTCAAAAGCAAATGCTCCTGAAGAGTACGACAGCAACGTCTTGGTAGATATTGCCAAGCCGCAAGATGACGATCAAGTGGAAATCTATAATGACAGAAGGAAGCATTTCTACAAGTTAGATCAGCTATCTCCATTAAGATATACCATGATGGGAGGAGTGCCAGTATTTATTCCttccaccatcaccaatcGGTTGGTGTTTGAGTATTCCGAGGGattgaccaacttggaaTTCCACGACTGGTACTTTGTGCATGGTCTTAACTTGTGGTTAAAGAATGATATAGTGGGTCTGATATTCGCAGACGAAGAGGTGAAAAATCCCGAAGGTGAGTACGACAGGGAAAAAATGTTAAGGAGAATAGCCAAAATGGACGACAGcgatatcttcaacttacTAGATACCTACGATGAGGTTCTCATGGAGTACTACTTGACCAAAGATTTGACCGACTATCACGACATGGAGAAACAATACTTATTTGATAGCTATGGCCgagacaacaagaagttggaccTCGACCCACACATGAAAGACGAATACAATCAGTTTGTGTCAACCTTTAAGATGTCCAAGCCATTAAGAAAGTCCTTGTGGGATTACGAGAACATAGAACGTATCAAACACCATAACTCTTGA
- a CDS encoding uncharacterized protein (EggNog:ENOG503NUW9; COG:U; BUSCO:EOG09260DUR), with the protein MTQTNAFLSNLSPTEEHFLKKFLMEKRLETELKLLARPDCLQLFGTPFDSKTTDADTDSFPLSRYFFNNYINSFPFITNNTKKDQEKFWKHTVQPFVESVNQKQLSNSNDRKEHTTKRKQINTKFVSGLALFYNSVLVTPKDMEYLESEHLAPSDVGKLDKIRAHKTPMLQDLHQKLNFSNGLNINIVSVDKVHVETTTTWFGLSTKSTHHYEFVIQVTEQDSGDQHYVSRPYHEFKHLEKTLLKKFPGIMNIETSKLPEKFKNDANTLIKEKLRISLRGYLTSLLQFPEIVSSEEFQYFINEHNFHTLNDEQKADYEKRHKHEKHLLMTQLEFQKEVSKLMIDFSKQFDDFKIQLIKEPDTLVNIFKEIGANKEMTNLSPLLKIFIDWCKIEISATVFQIFLTQDNSNELLHNVKKFHRLFPYGIMYNILRFTNPMSIISRVISLLLINIPGTNNKNLLSCLFIMLLDEDLNGYEVEVNNVKLKLKEYPNFIAAIEANIDNKLNEAHLDIEEAIEDIIGSIEEVNKQEAMAKTKLRDSDDLFNNLKQLYQIKVRQNDKLILKSLWEEPELTRLIKNFLIIFYHPLIELLSKSKMHIFFKDLQGFNDELINLLVRINEEEIYYLSSVEVFNRLMKLMDDHIGIFWKFVHNMYNNDDSHLFLKLIQWIENFLLKLRLKYADIDKVTLDLHLKDQELDEEQFFKQLHERMDKILLKRKLFKEHYQQTVAQREKHGNSIENNWDQLHEAFNEYDTNFGLDIDELEELNFDISENTDIEFSKKISQLQTFEYSTSELDKFDPHMVKELNRVLQGI; encoded by the coding sequence ATGACACAGACCAATGCCTTTCTCCTGAACTTATCTCCCACCGAGGAgcatttcttgaagaagttcttgatggaaAAGCGGTTGGAAACTGAACTCAAGCTATTGGCCAGGCCTGATTGCTTACAATTATTTGGAACTCCATTTGACTCCAAAACCACCGATGCTGACACCGATTCATTCCCATTATCGAgatacttcttcaacaattaCATTAACAGCTTCCCATTCATTACCAACAATACCAAgaaagatcaagaaaagTTTTGGAAACATACGGTTCAGCCGTTTGTGGAGAGTGTGAATCAAAAACAgctttccaactccaatgATAGGAAAGAACACACAACAAAGAGGAAACAAATCAATACCAAGTTTGTGAGCGGATTGGCACTATTCTACAACTCCGTGCTCGTCACCCCCAAGGACAtggagtacttggaaaGTGAACATTTGGCTCCTAGCGATGTCGGTAAGCTAGATAAGATAAGAGCACATAAAACACCCATGCTCCAAGATTTGCACCAGAAACTCAATTTCTCCAATGGATTGAATATAAACATAGTAAGCGTTGACAAGGTGCATGTGGAGACCACTACGACCTGGTTTGGCCTTTCTACAAAGTCTACACACCATTATGAATTTGTTATCCAAGTCACAGAGCAGGACTCTGGAGATCAACACTATGTTTCAAGGCCGTACCATGAATTCAAGCACTTGGAGAAAACCCTCCTCAAGAAATTCCCGGGAATCATGAACATTGAAACTAGTAAACTCCCagaaaaattcaaaaacGATGCCAATACGTTGATAAAGGAGAAATTAAGAATATCTCTAAGAGGATATTTGACCCTGCTACTTCAGTTTCCTGAAATAGTTAGCAGTGAGGAGTTTCAGTACTTCATTAATGAACACAATTTCCATACGTTGAACGATGAACAGAAGGCAGATTATGAAAAGAGACATAAACATGAAAAACATCTATTGATGACGCAACTCGAATTTCAGAAGGAAGTCAGCAAGCTCATGATAGATTTCAGTAAGCagtttgatgattttaaGATCCAGCTAATCAAAGAACCGGATACGTTGGTCAATAtattcaaagaaatcgGTGCCAATAAGGAAATGACAAACCTATCTCCTCTTCTCAAGATATTTATTGATTGGTGTAAGATTGAAATCAGTGCCACTGtcttccaaatcttcttgaCTCAAGACAATTCCAACGAATTGTTGCATAATGTCAAAAAGTTCCATCGATTATTCCCGTATGGGATAATGTACAATATTTTGCGGTTCACGAACCCAATGAGTATTATAAGCAGGGTCATAAGtcttcttttgatcaatATTCCCGGTACaaacaacaagaatttgttGTCATGCCTCTTTATCATGTTGCTAGATGAAGACTTGAATGGGTAcgaagttgaagtcaatAATGTCAAgctcaagttgaaagagtaTCCTAACTTCATTGCTGCAATTGAAGCAAACATTGATAACAAACTCAATGAAGCACACCTCGATATCGAGGAGGCCATTGAAGACATCATTGGTTCTATTGAGGAGGTTAACAAACAAGAGGCCATGGCAAAAACCAAACTACGTGATTCAGATgatcttttcaacaacttgaagcaGCTATATCAGATTAAAGTGAGACAAAATGACAAGCtcatcttgaagtcattGTGGGAAGAACCTGAGCTCACCAGGcttatcaagaactttctCATTATCTTCTACCATCCATTAATCGAACTTCTAAGCAAAAGTAAGATGcacatcttcttcaaggacCTTCAAGGATTTAAcgatgagttgatcaatttaCTTGTCCGGatcaacgaagaagaaatataCTACCTTAGCTCGgttgaagtcttcaacaGGCTTATGAAGCTAATGGATGATCATATTGGGATCTTTTGGAAGTTCGTGCATAACATGTACAACAACGATGACAGCcatttgttcttgaagttgatccaGTGGATTGAAAATTTCCTTCTCAAACTCCGCTTGAAGTATGCTGATATCGATAAAGTCACTTTGGATCTCCATCTCAAGGATCAGGAACTAGATGAAgaacaattcttcaagcAGCTACACGAAAGAATGGACAAGATCCTCCTCAAGAGGAAACTATTCAAAGAGCACTATCAACAAACGGTGGCCCAGAGAGAAAAGCACGGAAACTCGATTGAAAACAACTGGGACCAGCTACACGAAGCGTTCAACGAGTACGATACGAACTTTGGGCTCGACATCGACGAGCTTGAAGAGCTCAACTTTGACATATCTGAAAACACCGATATTGAGTTTCTGAAAAAAATTTCTCAGCTTCAAACCTTCGAGTATTCCACTAGCGAGCTCGACAAATTCGATCCTCATATGGTGAAGGAACTCAACAGAGTTTTGCAGGGCATATAA
- a CDS encoding uncharacterized protein (EggNog:ENOG503NWTZ; COG:P), with translation MALNPKLYQFLICCFASIGSFAYGYDLSVIAQVVASESFVSSMHPTTNESSAVVSLFTGGAFFGSFFAGYLSDYIGRKYTISVGCLVFILGGILQAACTNIGMLLAGRFIAGVAVGKLCMIIPLFQAELCHPSIRGTVTSLQQFFLGIGALASSWIAYGSYIGLAGSEKQFRVPLGLQVVPIGLLFFATYFLPESPRWLAAHGKQDKALITLANLHSNGNVQDSECRAQYEEIIEEVEFEKLNPTLSWIGLFSTKDRARRVVLCCALQASVQLTGVSSIQYFSPTIFANMGLSTGRTLLYQSINSIIALIAQALCVLTIDKTGRRWVLISCNALSCLCFIVATILLATFPAATTTSRPAQIGFIASTWIYNFVFSYGIGPLSWVIPSESFNLQMRAKGISLATMVSFAFNTMFGQVTTVAMEQVGYKFYFTFCVCCASNAVFFWAFMPETRRVPLELSDEYWREAPYFIPGWRPTRNYDEDLKEKIELLETGRNFEGGSVDDFKVDVEHNE, from the coding sequence ATGGCTCTTAATCCTAAGTTATACCAATTTCTCATCTGTTGTTTTGCTTCCATTGGAAGTTTTGCTTATGGGTACGATCTTTCGGTCATTGCCCAAGTAGTGGCCTCTGAAAGTTTTGTCAGTCTGATGCACCCCACTACCAACGAGTCGAGTGCTGTGGTGTCGTTGTTCACAGGAGGTGCCTTTTTTGGGTCATTCTTTGCTGGCTACTTATCGGACTACATTGGAAGGAAGTACACTATTAGTGTTGGGTGCTTGGTGTTTATCTTAGGAGGGATCTTGCAAGCTGCATGCACAAATATTGGAATGCTTTTGGCCGGCCGGTTTATTGCTGGAGTAGCAGTTGGAAAGCTTTGTATGATCATTCCATTGTTCCAGGCCGAATTATGTCACCCTTCTATCAGAGGAACTGTCACTTCGCTTCAACAGTTCTTTTTGGGAATTGGGGCTTTGGCATCTTCATGGATTGCCTACGGGTCTTACATTGGTTTGGCAGGCTCGGAAAAACAATTTAGAGTGCCCTTGGGACTTCAGGTGGTGCCCATCGGATTATTGTTTTTCGCAACCTACTTTCTTCCTGAAAGTCCAAGATGGTTGGCTGCTCATGGTAAGCAAGACAAGGCCTTAATTACACTTGCCAATTTGCATTCAAATGGGAATGTTCAGGATTCAGAGTGTAGGGCTCAGTACGAAGAGATCATTGAAGAGGTGGAGTTCGAGAAACTCAATCCTACTTTGAGTTGGATTGGTCTTTTCTCTACAAAGGACAGAGCCAGAAGAGTGGTGTTGTGTTGCGCGTTGCAAGCATCTGTCCAGTTGACAGGGGTGTCTTCCATTCAATATTTTAGTCCTACAATTTTTGCCAATATGGGGTTGAGCACAGGAAGAACATTGCTTTATCAGTCGATCAACTCGATCATTGCCTTGATTGCCCAAGCATTGTGTGTGTTAACCATTGATAAGACTGGTAGAAGATGGGTTCTTATTTCCTGTAATGCCTTGAGTTGTCTTTGCTTTATCGTTGCAACCATTTTGTTGGCTACTTTCCCTGCTGCTACCACTACCAGTAGACCCGCCCAAATCGGATTTATCGCCAGTACTTGGATCTACAACTTTGTTTTCAGTTACGGAATTGGTCCTCTTTCGTGGGTGATTCCTTCTGAAAGTTTCAATTTGCAGATGAGAGCTAAAGGTATTTCGTTGGCAACTATGGTGTCCTTTGCTTTCAACACCATGTTTGGCCAGGTCACCACCGTTGCCATGGAACAAGTTGGTTATAAGTTCTACTTCACCTTCTGTGTGTGTTGTGCCAGTAATGCTGTGTTTTTCTGGGCTTTCATGCCTGAAACCAGAAGAGTTCCTCTTGAGCTCTCAGACGAATACTGGAGAGAAGCTCCTTACTTTATTCCCGGATGGAGGCCAACCAGAAACTATGacgaagacttgaaagaaaagattGAGCTTCTCGAGACAGGAAGAAACTTCGAGGGAGGTTCTGTTGACGACTTCAaggttgatgttgaacatAACGAGTAA
- a CDS encoding alpha-L-arabinofuranosidase (COG:E; EggNog:ENOG503NYST; CAZy:GH51): MSVFGQTVTTVKSLEHSAISVDPKRILSAIDEKIYAGFVEHLGRCIYGGLVDYSENPKCKVNELGYRQDVSQAIKDLNMPVVRWPGGNFVSSYHWIDGVGPKEDRPRRPELAWKGEESNEFGTNEFMEWCRYMDVEPYFCLNMGTGTLDEALGWVEYCNSSANTYYANLRRKHGHPEPYNIKYWGLGNEVWGPWQVGQMSQEEYSTKAAEWAKAIKLLDPNVQLVSCGCTGIDNWDHYVLDKLINWVDFHSIHMYTANDDFLKNVTAPVAAEAAIQVTKGLIDLATTSNPRVFNGLTALNGEKKKVKICFDEWNVWDPERADGVEGAEERYTLSDAIAVASWLNIFVRQSESLGMCNIAQVVNVIAPIMTNESTMFLQTTYHPFRLFSNYMRGNALNLHVETTMYEGEAGNNSGQNTWIKGNYGVPLLDASAVQNGDKTYIAVVNRCDKENAHTKISFTSKVSKVHKWLLYDDDVFAYNSFEEPEKISVKESDVEFSQDINNAIPFTFAKHSFTLLEISY; this comes from the coding sequence ATGTCTGTATTTGGCCAAACCGTGACTACCGTAAAGTCGCTTGAACATTCAGCCATTAGTGTTGACCCCAAACGTATTTTATCTGCCATTGACGAAAAAATCTACGCCGGTTTCGTGGAACATTTGGGTAGATGTATATACGGAGGATTGGTCGACTACTCCGAAAACCCCAAATGTAAGGTCAATGAATTGGGATACAGACAAGATGTTTCTCAAGCCATCAAAGATCTCAACATGCCGGTTGTAAGATGGCCCGGGGGAAACTTTGTTTCATCCTACCACTGGATCGATGGGGTTGGTCCTAAAGAGGACCGTCCCAGACGACCTGAATTGGCCTGGAAAGGTGAGGAAAGTAATGAGTTTGGTACTAATGAGTTCATGGAGTGGTGTCGCTATATGGACGTTGAGCCCTACTTCTGTCTCAACATGGGCACTGGAACCTTAGATGAAGCTCTTGGTTGGGTCGAATATTGTAACTCAAGTGCCAACACATACTACGCCAACTTGAGACGCAAGCATGGTCATCCAGAGCCTTATAACATCAAGTACTGGGGTCTTGGAAATGAAGTCTGGGGTCCATGGCAAGTGGGCCAAATGAGCCAGGAAGAATATTCCACCAAAGCGGCTGAATGGGCTAAGGCCATCAAGCTTTTGGATCCCAACGTTCAGTTGGTGTCTTGTGGGTGCACTGGTATCGACAACTGGGACCACTACGtgttggacaagttgatcaactggGTTGACTTTCACTCTATTCACATGTATACCGCCAACGATGACTTTCTCAAGAATGTCACTGCTCCAGTAGCGGCCGAAGCTGCTATTCAGGTCACCAAGGGTCTCATTGATCTTGCAACCACTCTGAACCCTCGGGTATTCAATGGACTCACTGCGCTCAACggagagaagaaaaaggtCAAGATCTGTTTTGATGAGTGGAACGTCTGGGACCCAGAGAGAGCAGACGGGGTCGAGGGAGCTGAAGAAAGGTACACTCTCAGTGATGCCATTGCTGTTGCTTCCTGGTTAAATATTTTTGTCAGACAGAGTGAAAGTTTGGGTATGTGCAACATTGCGCAGGTGGTGAACGTTATTGCACCCATTATGACCAACGAATCCACGATGTTTTTGCAGACTACCTACCATCCCTTCCGGTTGTTTTCCAACTACATGAGGGGAAACGCCTTGAACTTGCACGTTGAAACCACCATGTACGAAGGTGAAGCTGGAAACAATAGTGGCCAAAACACTTGGATTAAGGGCAATTATGGGGTTCCGTTATTGGACGCTTCTGCCGTTCAAAATGGTGACAAGACTTACATTGCTGTGGTTAATAGATGCGATAAGGAAAATGCTCATACCAAGATTTCCTTTACTTCCAAGGTGTCCAAAGTCCACAAATGGTTACTTTACGACGATGATGTCTTCGCGTATAACAGTTTTGAGGAACCCGAAAAAATCTCTGTGAAGGAATCTGATGTCGAATTTTCTCAGGATATTAATAATGCCATTCCATTTACCTTTGCTAAGCATTCTTTCACTTTATTAGAAATCAGCTACTAA